One part of the Desulfonema ishimotonii genome encodes these proteins:
- a CDS encoding RHS repeat-associated core domain-containing protein → MPVAMTKGGQRYYLAYDQVGTLRAVTDASGNAVKRVDYDSFGNVLTDSDPLFAVPFGFAGGLYDADTGLIRFGYRDYDPDAGRWTAKDPIGFAGGDTDLYGYCLNDPVNFSDSYGLMSTAIWGEVGGGLLVTPVPGARIVGGAILAGTAGYAAWQIWQNWQENTEDEESPCPEGDDDHTPVKPPFKGEPGSTVQGKKQSRTYGKDGKPQTDRDLPHPGGPKQERKDHSHDWGPDGRGPARDPKPGDPPQPKGF, encoded by the coding sequence ATGCCCGTCGCCATGACAAAGGGCGGGCAGCGGTATTACCTTGCCTATGACCAAGTCGGCACGCTGCGGGCGGTGACGGATGCGTCCGGCAATGCGGTAAAGCGGGTTGATTATGATTCCTTCGGCAATGTTCTGACCGACAGCGATCCACTCTTTGCCGTGCCCTTCGGCTTCGCAGGCGGACTGTATGACGCAGACACCGGCCTGATACGCTTCGGGTATCGGGATTATGACCCGGATGCGGGGCGGTGGACGGCGAAAGACCCCATTGGGTTTGCCGGTGGCGATACGGATTTGTATGGGTATTGTCTGAATGATCCGGTGAATTTCTCTGATTCATATGGTTTGATGAGTACCGCAATCTGGGGGGAGGTTGGCGGCGGATTGCTCGTAACACCTGTTCCCGGTGCACGGATTGTGGGTGGCGCTATTTTAGCCGGAACGGCAGGATACGCTGCATGGCAAATCTGGCAAAACTGGCAGGAAAATACTGAAGATGAGGAGTCTCCTTGTCCAGAGGGAGATGATGATCATACACCGGTAAAGCCTCCATTTAAAGGCGAGCCAGGTTCGACGGTTCAAGGAAAGAAACAGTCTCGGACATATGGTAAAGATGGGAAACCACAGACAGATAGGGATCTGCCTCACCCAGGCGGACCTAAACAAGAGAGAAAAGATCACTCGCATGATTGGGGGCCAGATGGAAGAGGCCCTGCGCGGGATCCAAAACCCGGAGATCCACCACAACCTAAAGGTTTTTAG
- a CDS encoding RHS repeat-associated core domain-containing protein, whose product MKRIRYDSFGNIVNADFKVPFGFAGGLYDEDTGLIRFGYRDYDPDTGRWTAKDPILFAGGDTDLYGYCVGDPVNWVDFSGLAGVGIQKPTTDGGKKRLHIHYGTESNPRRDGAIDRDGNLMHKNDKPPNNRQKKLIKKLYPNFFRPGVKFVQPLIIFQWQIDYANFLTDGYPADLNDYYLDDDGSLKYKGDACIY is encoded by the coding sequence GTGAAGCGCATTCGGTATGACTCCTTCGGCAACATCGTCAACGCGGACTTCAAAGTACCCTTCGGCTTCGCAGGCGGACTGTATGACGAAGACACCGGGCTGATACGCTTCGGGTATCGGGATTATGACCCGGATACCGGGCGGTGGACGGCCAAGGACCCGATCTTATTTGCCGGTGGCGATACGGATCTGTATGGGTATTGTGTCGGTGATCCGGTGAATTGGGTTGATTTCTCGGGATTGGCAGGTGTTGGCATTCAAAAACCGACAACTGATGGCGGCAAAAAACGTCTACACATACATTATGGGACAGAATCAAATCCGAGACGAGATGGTGCGATTGACCGTGATGGAAACCTTATGCACAAAAATGACAAACCGCCCAACAATAGGCAGAAAAAGCTGATAAAAAAATTGTATCCCAATTTTTTCAGACCGGGGGTCAAATTTGTTCAGCCTCTTATCATATTTCAATGGCAAATTGATTATGCGAATTTTTTGACAGACGGTTATCCTGCGGATTTGAACGACTATTATCTTGATGATGATGGAAGTTTGAAATACAAAGGGGACGCCTGTATTTATTGA
- a CDS encoding RHS repeat-associated core domain-containing protein: MKFPVIQQMIIHSFLAELHNADFRVPFGFAGGLYDEDTGLVRFGYRDYDPDTGRWTAKDPILFAGGDADLYGYCLGNPVNFVDPEGTFVFAGSAAAIALVKAGIVTIGAMGAIIAGGWLHDALFNESSEGGDKACPLPDTKPGKKTKGKSELYEKDGDIDTANEDFDSLKPSDVKNLPGEKRIGTLPDDSIIIVRPKSSDGRPTIEIQKKVGKKVTKKVKIRYQK; encoded by the coding sequence TTGAAATTTCCTGTTATCCAACAGATGATAATTCATAGTTTTTTAGCCGAATTGCACAACGCTGATTTCAGAGTGCCCTTCGGCTTCGCAGGCGGGCTGTATGACGAAGACACCGGCCTGGTACGCTTCGGGTATCGGGATTATGACCCGGATACGGGAAGATGGACGGCCAAGGATCCGATTTTATTTGCGGGCGGGGATGCGGATCTGTATGGGTATTGTCTTGGTAATCCGGTGAATTTTGTCGATCCGGAGGGAACTTTTGTTTTTGCAGGCAGCGCCGCAGCTATCGCATTAGTCAAAGCAGGTATTGTCACAATCGGAGCCATGGGAGCCATTATTGCAGGTGGCTGGCTGCATGATGCTCTGTTCAATGAAAGTTCCGAAGGCGGAGATAAGGCCTGTCCCCTTCCTGATACGAAACCAGGAAAAAAGACAAAAGGAAAGTCTGAGCTATATGAAAAAGATGGGGATATAGATACAGCCAATGAAGACTTTGATTCGCTAAAACCCTCAGATGTTAAAAATCTTCCAGGGGAGAAACGAATAGGTACATTGCCTGATGATAGCATAATTATTGTGAGACCTAAAAGCTCAGACGGCCGTCCGACTATTGAAATTCAGAAAAAAGTTGGGAAAAAAGTAACGAAAAAGGTTAAAATACGTTATCAGAAATAA
- a CDS encoding RHS repeat domain-containing protein — protein sequence MASVTKGSESVTYGYDGSLLTSENRAGTLNQVLGYGYDADGDFRPDSFTYAESTEDYVYDDDGLLTGAGDFAIFRNADTGLPGSVSDSALTLSRDFNGYGETDREAYSVGGNQMAWEVTERDNAGRITQKTETVGGETITYEYDYDDMGRLLTVLKDGELVEEYQYDAAGRRNYELNTRRGISRTADGDFDYDDADCLTEIGDADYEYDADGFLLRKTDGADVTLYDYSLRGELLSVSLPDGRFIEYVHDPLGRRIAKTVDGTITEKYLWSGLTTLLAVYDGSDNLLMRFEYAAGRMPVVMTKGGQRYYLAYDQVGTLRAVADASGNVVKWVEYDTFGNVINDSNTAFAVPFGFAGGLHDADTGLVRFGYRDYDPDTGRWTAKDPILFAGGDTDLYGYVLNDPVNWIDSDGLAPKDKLYGLPKKFWNWYHRKIKQPGDPDLTKEDAYDYYEEWKDSGEPGPDNDKKRMKPPIPKFPIRGPIIFCFPRINDHFINNFEGACPSDT from the coding sequence GTGGCATCTGTCACCAAAGGTTCGGAATCCGTAACGTATGGCTATGACGGCAGTCTGCTCACGTCCGAAAACCGTGCCGGAACCCTGAATCAGGTGCTCGGATACGGCTACGATGCTGACGGCGATTTCCGTCCTGACAGCTTCACATATGCGGAAAGTACGGAGGATTACGTTTATGATGATGACGGCCTGCTGACCGGGGCCGGAGACTTTGCAATTTTCCGAAACGCGGACACCGGCCTGCCCGGATCGGTGAGTGACAGCGCTCTGACCCTGTCCCGTGATTTCAACGGCTACGGCGAGACGGACCGGGAGGCGTATTCTGTCGGCGGCAATCAGATGGCATGGGAAGTGACCGAACGGGACAATGCCGGGCGGATTACACAGAAGACCGAAACCGTCGGTGGCGAAACAATCACATATGAGTATGATTACGATGATATGGGCCGCCTGCTCACCGTGTTGAAAGACGGGGAGCTTGTCGAAGAGTACCAATATGACGCCGCAGGCCGGAGAAATTACGAACTGAATACCCGGCGGGGCATTTCCCGGACAGCGGACGGGGATTTTGACTATGATGACGCGGACTGCCTGACAGAAATCGGGGACGCGGATTATGAATATGACGCAGACGGGTTCCTTCTCCGAAAGACCGACGGCGCGGATGTGACGCTGTATGATTATTCCCTCCGGGGCGAGTTGCTGAGCGTCTCCCTGCCCGATGGCCGTTTCATCGAATATGTTCACGATCCGCTGGGCAGGCGCATCGCCAAAACGGTTGACGGCACAATCACGGAGAAATACCTTTGGTCCGGGCTGACCACCCTGCTGGCTGTGTACGACGGCAGCGACAACCTGCTCATGCGCTTTGAATACGCGGCAGGCAGAATGCCCGTCGTCATGACAAAGGGCGGACAGCGGTATTATCTTGCGTATGATCAGGTGGGCACGCTGCGGGCGGTTGCGGATGCGTCCGGTAATGTGGTAAAATGGGTTGAATATGATACGTTCGGCAATGTCATCAACGACAGCAACACTGCGTTTGCCGTGCCCTTCGGCTTCGCAGGCGGGCTGCATGACGCAGACACCGGGCTGGTAAGATTCGGGTATCGGGATTATGACCCGGATACGGGGCGGTGGACGGCGAAAGACCCGATTTTATTTGCAGGCGGGGATACGGATCTGTATGGGTATGTCCTAAATGATCCCGTTAATTGGATTGATTCTGATGGATTAGCTCCTAAAGACAAACTGTATGGTTTGCCGAAAAAATTTTGGAATTGGTATCACAGAAAAATAAAACAGCCCGGAGACCCTGATCTCACAAAAGAAGATGCCTACGACTATTATGAAGAATGGAAGGACTCAGGTGAACCGGGGCCTGATAATGATAAGAAGCGGATGAAACCGCCGATTCCCAAATTTCCCATCCGAGGACCTATCATATTTTGTTTCCCAAGGATCAATGATCATTTCATAAATAATTTTGAAGGTGCATGTCCTTCAGATACTTAA
- a CDS encoding RHS repeat-associated core domain-containing protein — translation MGTVFCAHFSLPDGRFIEYVHDPLGRRIAKTVDGTITEKYLWSGLNTLLAVFDRYNVLKMRFEYAAGRMPVAMTKGGQRYYLAYDQVGTLGAVTDASGNAVKRVEYDAFGNVISDSNTSFAVPFGFAGGLYDADTGLIRFGYRDYDPDTGRWTAKDPILFAGGDTDLYGYCLGDPVNWVDPNGLEFWSAFGQGVVDGVIGAATVAAVAAAAITVAPAAAATITGGLFIAGAVGGLCSVASMVASPCPDNIGYNLGAFTGGAIVGGLTGGFFNAKLSPPGQASPPGLKGWNMGRERSLNWNYEHSLTPMQNWNKAMGTGPTKLSAAGGVAAAGSGLATDSPASFW, via the coding sequence GTGGGCACGGTTTTTTGTGCCCATTTCTCCCTGCCCGATGGCCGTTTCATCGAATATGTTCACGATCCCCTGGGCCGGCGCATTGCCAAAACGGTTGACGGCACAATCACGGAGAAATACCTTTGGTCCGGGCTGAACACCCTGCTGGCTGTATTCGATCGCTACAACGTACTGAAAATGCGCTTCGAATACGCGGCGGGCAGAATGCCCGTCGCCATGACAAAGGGCGGACAGCGGTATTATCTTGCGTATGATCAGGTCGGCACGCTGGGGGCGGTCACGGATGCGTCCGGCAATGCGGTGAAGCGGGTCGAGTATGATGCGTTCGGCAATGTTATCAGCGACAGCAACACCTCGTTTGCCGTGCCGTTCGGCTTCGCAGGCGGGCTGTATGACGCAGACACCGGGCTGATACGTTTCGGGTATCGGGATTATGACCCGGATACCGGGCGGTGGACAGCCAAAGACCCGATTTTATTTGCAGGCGGGGATACGGATCTGTATGGGTATTGTCTGGGGGATCCGGTGAATTGGGTTGATCCTAATGGATTGGAATTTTGGTCTGCTTTCGGACAGGGTGTTGTAGATGGTGTGATAGGAGCTGCCACGGTTGCCGCTGTTGCCGCAGCCGCAATAACAGTAGCCCCTGCGGCAGCGGCTACTATTACCGGAGGTTTATTTATAGCAGGTGCGGTTGGTGGCTTATGTAGCGTCGCCAGTATGGTAGCCAGCCCTTGTCCGGATAATATAGGTTACAACTTAGGAGCTTTTACTGGCGGGGCAATAGTCGGGGGATTAACTGGCGGATTCTTCAACGCAAAACTTAGTCCTCCGGGTCAGGCATCCCCTCCGGGCTTGAAAGGATGGAACATGGGCCGAGAAAGATCACTGAACTGGAACTACGAACATAGCCTAACCCCTATGCAAAATTGGAATAAAGCGATGGGGACTGGTCCTACGAAATTAAGTGCGGCAGGAGGTGTTGCCGCCGCTGGTTCAGGTCTTGCCACTGATAGCCCGGCATCCTTTTGGTAA
- a CDS encoding SMI1/KNR4 family protein encodes MDIEHIKINLEKRYKKNGLIYSLGNPLSEKELNLAEERLNLILPNQLKIFYKCYNGLKVDKPGLQIFPINDLELNNDKIINFALMDNKHMIAFDTSHLNDANQWNIINPKNNYLITLTFASFWSNKIWAWIDKHRAIWQAYDASDTG; translated from the coding sequence ATGGATATTGAACATATTAAGATAAATTTAGAAAAACGATATAAAAAAAATGGATTGATCTATAGTTTGGGTAATCCTCTATCTGAAAAAGAATTGAACTTAGCCGAAGAAAGATTAAATCTGATCTTACCTAACCAATTAAAAATATTTTATAAATGCTATAATGGATTGAAGGTTGACAAACCTGGCTTGCAGATATTTCCTATTAACGATCTCGAGTTAAATAATGATAAAATTATAAATTTTGCACTTATGGATAACAAGCACATGATAGCTTTTGATACCTCTCATCTTAATGATGCAAATCAGTGGAATATCATAAATCCGAAAAATAATTATCTTATCACCCTAACTTTTGCTAGTTTTTGGTCAAATAAAATATGGGCATGGATTGATAAACATAGAGCTATTTGGCAAGCTTACGACGCGTCCGACACGGGATGA
- a CDS encoding RHS repeat domain-containing protein has translation MPIAMTKGGQRYYLAYDQVGTLRAVTDASGNAVKRIGYDTFGNVISDSNTAFAVPFGFAGGLYDADTGLIRFGYRDYDPDTGRWTAKDPIGFAGGDTDLYGYCLGDPINWIDPDGLEDIPGKLIGKKGGVTIEHYGSADHGPAHAHVKGQGTETKIGPKGHPLKRQPPLSHRQKQAVEAYRKEIRKELNKLGRAYMRIFKNAQGPFMFEWQKDYMDYINKGYPTDLDSYYLDENGRLKYKSPCI, from the coding sequence ATGCCCATCGCCATGACAAAGGGCGGGCAGCGGTATTATCTTGCCTATGATCAGGTCGGCACGCTGCGGGCGGTCACGGATGCGTCCGGCAATGCGGTGAAGCGGATCGGATATGATACGTTCGGCAATGTCATCAGCGACAGCAACACCGCCTTTGCCGTGCCCTTCGGCTTCGCAGGCGGGCTGTATGACGCAGACACCGGGCTGATACGCTTCGGGTATCGGGATTATGACCCGGATACGGGGAGGTGGACGGCGAAAGATCCCATTGGGTTTGCCGGTGGGGATACGGATTTGTATGGGTATTGTCTGGGGGATCCTATCAACTGGATTGATCCAGATGGGTTGGAAGATATACCAGGAAAACTTATCGGTAAAAAAGGAGGGGTAACAATCGAGCATTATGGTTCTGCGGATCATGGACCTGCACATGCTCACGTAAAAGGTCAAGGTACAGAGACAAAAATAGGTCCTAAAGGTCACCCATTAAAAAGGCAGCCTCCATTATCCCATCGTCAGAAACAAGCCGTTGAGGCTTACAGAAAAGAAATTCGCAAAGAACTAAATAAACTTGGCAGAGCCTACATGCGCATATTTAAAAATGCGCAAGGGCCTTTTATGTTTGAATGGCAAAAGGATTATATGGATTATATAAATAAAGGTTATCCTACGGATTTGGATTCATACTATCTTGATGAGAATGGGAGATTGAAGTATAAGTCTCCTTGTATATAA
- a CDS encoding RHS repeat-associated core domain-containing protein has product MFRVFFCRVNISDSNTSFAVPFGFAGGLYDADTGLIRFGHRDYDPDTGRWTAKDPILFAGGDTDLYGYCLSDPVNWVDPDGLAAMDAAVPIAIIVSQTDTPAPGPADAIAGAIIGAAWLYDNWPDAPCNESTRKTDRHANQDAKNAAKRKYEEAKKKYDQLKQKPNKTPKDKKQLAKLKKEMNHWKQKSDFSGATDWRDGATGKKR; this is encoded by the coding sequence TTGTTTCGAGTATTTTTTTGCCGGGTTAATATCAGCGACAGCAACACCTCGTTTGCCGTGCCGTTCGGCTTCGCAGGCGGGCTGTATGACGCAGACACAGGGCTGATACGCTTCGGGCATCGGGATTACGACCCGGATACCGGAAGATGGACGGCCAAGGACCCGATTTTATTTGCGGGCGGGGATACGGATCTGTATGGGTATTGCCTGAGTGATCCGGTGAATTGGGTTGATCCGGACGGACTGGCGGCAATGGATGCCGCAGTCCCGATAGCCATAATTGTTTCGCAGACCGACACACCCGCTCCCGGCCCCGCCGATGCAATTGCCGGAGCCATCATAGGCGCTGCCTGGCTTTACGATAACTGGCCTGATGCGCCCTGTAATGAGTCAACACGTAAGACTGACAGACATGCAAATCAGGATGCAAAAAACGCTGCAAAACGAAAGTATGAGGAAGCCAAAAAGAAGTATGATCAACTAAAACAGAAACCTAATAAAACTCCGAAGGACAAAAAGCAGTTGGCCAAGCTGAAAAAAGAAATGAATCACTGGAAACAAAAAAGCGACTTTTCCGGTGCTACCGACTGGCGTGACGGAGCGACAGGCAAAAAGAGATAG
- a CDS encoding RHS repeat protein yields MRISLTRDNYTLTTSSNANRVVIDKNLPYENDGLLTGAGDFTITRKEQNGLPESVSDSALTLSRDFSGYGETDKETYAVGGGNALVWEVTERDEAGRIKQKTETVGGGTVIYDYDYDEMGRLLTVLKDGTPVEEYRYDAAGRRNYELSTRRGISRTADDDFVYDDADCLTGIGDADYEYDADGFLLRKTDGADVTLYDYSLRGELLSVSLPDGRFIEYVHDPLGRRIAKKIDGTITEKYLWSGLNTLLAVFDRYNVLKMRFEYAAGRMPVAMTKGGQRYYLAYDQVGTLGAVTDASGNAVKRVEYDAFGNVINPANKYTNYVA; encoded by the coding sequence TTGCGGATAAGCCTAACCAGGGACAATTATACACTGACAACGTCTTCAAATGCCAATCGCGTTGTCATCGACAAAAACTTGCCATATGAGAATGACGGCCTGCTGACCGGGGCCGGGGATTTTACCATCACCCGGAAGGAACAGAACGGCCTTCCCGAATCGGTGAGTGACAGCGCGCTGACCCTGTCCCGTGATTTCAGCGGCTACGGCGAAACAGACAAAGAAACCTATGCCGTGGGCGGCGGAAATGCGCTGGTATGGGAAGTAACCGAACGGGACGAGGCCGGGCGGATTAAGCAGAAGACCGAAACCGTCGGTGGCGGAACGGTCATATATGACTATGATTACGATGAGATGGGCCGTCTGCTCACGGTGCTGAAAGACGGGACGCCTGTCGAAGAGTACCGATATGACGCCGCAGGCCGGAGAAATTACGAACTGAGCACCCGGCGGGGCATTTCCCGGACAGCGGACGACGATTTTGTCTATGATGACGCAGACTGCCTGACAGGAATCGGGGACGCGGATTATGAATATGACGCAGACGGGTTCCTTCTCCGAAAGACCGACGGCGCGGATGTGACGCTGTATGATTATTCCCTCCGGGGCGAACTCCTGAGCGTCTCCCTGCCCGATGGCCGTTTCATCGAATATGTTCACGACCCGCTGGGTCGTCGCATTGCCAAAAAGATTGACGGCACAATCACGGAGAAATACCTTTGGTCCGGGCTGAACACCCTGCTGGCTGTATTCGATCGCTACAACGTACTGAAAATGCGCTTCGAATACGCGGCGGGCAGAATGCCCGTCGCCATGACAAAGGGCGGACAGCGGTATTATCTTGCGTATGATCAGGTCGGCACGCTGGGGGCGGTCACGGATGCGTCCGGCAATGCGGTGAAGCGGGTCGAGTATGATGCGTTCGGCAATGTTATTAACCCGGCAAATAAATACACAAACTATGTTGCATAA
- a CDS encoding RHS repeat-associated core domain-containing protein yields MPVAMTKGGQRYYLAYDQVGTLRAVTDASGNAVKRVGYDTFGNVISDSNTAFAVPFGFAGGLHDADTGLIRFGHRDYDPDAGRWTAKDPIGFAGGDTDLYGYCLGDPVNGIDPDGRFVFAAAFAFGAISSYGGLTMLGDAAVAFAIGQIIASQMAKDNLPDISILGGAVIKDSGPCPTDPDEDPDDKKRKNKDRDKHGGGKKDIDNISREFGIDRRGFGKYVEEIKPLESRGGNDNLSYQRLRKLAKEYKGLK; encoded by the coding sequence ATGCCGGTCGCCATGACAAAGGGCGGACAGCGGTATTACCTTGCCTATGATCAGGTCGGCACGCTGCGGGCGGTCACGGATGCGTCCGGCAATGCGGTGAAGCGGGTCGGGTATGATACGTTCGGCAATGTCATCAGCGACAGCAACACCGCGTTTGCCGTGCCCTTCGGCTTCGCAGGCGGGCTGCATGACGCAGACACCGGGCTGATACGCTTCGGGCATCGGGATTATGACCCGGATGCGGGGCGGTGGACGGCGAAAGATCCCATCGGGTTTGCCGGTGGCGATACGGATTTGTATGGGTATTGTCTTGGTGATCCTGTAAACGGGATTGACCCGGACGGCAGATTTGTTTTCGCAGCGGCGTTCGCATTCGGTGCCATATCTTCATACGGCGGGCTGACCATGCTCGGAGACGCCGCCGTCGCTTTCGCAATCGGACAGATTATCGCTTCCCAGATGGCTAAAGACAATCTGCCGGATATCAGCATTCTCGGAGGCGCTGTAATCAAAGACTCAGGTCCGTGTCCAACCGACCCCGATGAAGATCCTGATGATAAAAAACGAAAAAATAAAGACAGAGATAAACATGGAGGTGGAAAAAAAGATATAGATAACATCTCAAGAGAATTTGGGATTGATAGGCGTGGTTTCGGAAAATATGTTGAAGAAATAAAACCTCTGGAAAGCCGTGGAGGCAATGATAATCTTAGTTATCAACGCCTTAGAAAATTAGCTAAAGAATACAAAGGATTGAAGTAA